The genomic segment CCCTGGCCCTGGGGCAGGACCTCACCCGGCTCGGGGCCCGGTGGCCGGACCGCTCCCTCGCCACCGAGTACGGCCGCACCCTGCCCCTGGTGGTGGACCCGCCGTTGGCCGGTTTCAGCGCCTGGTACGAGTTCTTCCCCCGCTCCTGCGGGGCCGGCCCCCACGGCACTCTGCGCGACGCCGAGCGCCTCTTGACCGAGGTGGCCCGCATGGGGTTCGACGTGGTGTACCTGCCTCCGATCCACCCCATCGGAGAGTCCTTTCGCAAGGGCCGAAACAACCGTCCGAGGGCCGAGCCGGGCGAACCGGGAAGCCCCTGGGCCATCGGGAGCCGCCGGGGAGGGCACCAGGCCGTGCACCCCGAGCTCGGCGCCTTGGCCGACTACGAGCGGTTCGTGGCGGCCGCCGGGAAGCTGGGGATGAAGGTGGCCCTGGACCTGGCCTTCCAGTGCTCCCCCGACCACCCCTACGTCTCGGAGTACCCAACGTGGTTTCGCTGGCGCCCGGACGGCACCCTCCAACACGCGGAGAACCCCCCCAAGAAATACGAGGACATCGTCCCTCTGGACTTCGAGACCCCCGAGTGGGGCTCTCTGTGGGAGGAGCTCCTGGGGGTGGTCCTCTTCTGGGTCGAGCGCGGGGTGAAGGTCTTCCGGGTCGACAACCCCCACACCAAGCCCTTCGCCTTCTGGGAGTGGCTGATCCGGGAGGTCAAGGGGGAGCACCCGGAGGTGGTCTTCCTCTCCGAGGCCTTCACCCGCCCCAAGGTGATGCAGCGGCTCGCGAAGGTGGGATTCTCCCAGTCCTATACCTACTTCACCTGGCGCAACACCAAGGCCGAGCTCACCGAGTACCTGACCGAGCTCACCCGCACCGAGGTTCGGGAGCACTTCCGGCCCAACTTCTGGCCCAACACTCCCGACATCCTGCCCGAGTACCTCCAGTACGGCGGGCGCCCCGCCTTCGCCGCGCGCCTGGTGCTGGCCGCCACTTTGTCGAGCAACTACGGCATCTACGGCCCGGCCTTCGAGCTGTGCGTAGCCGAGGCGGTACCGGACAAGGAGGAGTACCTCGACTCGGAAAAATACGAGGTAAAGCACTGGGAGCGAGACCGCCCCGAGAGCCTCGCTCCCCTGGTGGGCCGAATCAACCGCATCCGCCGGGAGAACCCGGCGCTCCACTCCACCTGGAACCTCCGGTTCCACGAGGCGGACAACGACAACGTGCTCTTCTACGGGAAGACGAGCGAGGACGGCTCCAACGCGCTGCTGATCGCCGTGAATCTCGATCCGTTTCGCCCCCAGGCTTGCAGCGTGCGGGTGCCTCTGGACGAGCTCGGCATCGCCCCGGGCCAGCCCTACCTCATGCACGACCTGCTGGGGGAGGACCGTTTCCTCTGGCAGGGCGAGTGGAACCGTCTGGAGCTCGACCCCCAGGTGCTCCCGGCCCGGATCTTCCGCGTGCGCAGCCGCCTGCGCCGCGAGCAGGACTTCGACTACTTCCTGTGAAGGGTGCGATGACGGATCCACACTGGTACAAGGACGCGGTGATCTACCAGCTCCACGTCAAGGCGTTTCGCGACAGCGACGGGGACGGCACGGGGGACTTCCGCGGACTCATCGAGAAGCTCGACTACCTGGAGGAGCTCGGGGTGACCGCCCTGTGGCTCCTGCCCTTCTATCCCTCGCCCCTCCGGGACGACGGCTACGACATCGCCGACTACGCCCGCGTCCATCCCACCTACGGCACCCTGCGGGACTTCCGGGAGTTCCTCCGCCAGGCTCACCGGCGGGGGCTTCGGGTCATCACGGAGCTCGTCCTCAACCACACCTCCGACCAGCACCGGTGGTTCCAGCGGGCGCGGAAGGCCAAGGCGGGGTCGGCCCACCGGAACTTCTACGTGTGGAGCGAGACCACCGAGCGGTACGCCGACGCCCGCATCATCTTCCAGGACTTCGAGACCTCCAACTGGAGCTGGGACCCGGTGGCCGGAGCCTACTTCTGGCACCGCTTCTACGCCCACCAGCCCGACCTCAACTTCGACCACCCCTCGGTGCATCGGGCCCTCTTGCGGGTCATGGACCACTGGCTGGGGATGGGGGTGGACGGGGTGCGGCTCGATGCCGTTCCCTACCTCTACGAGCGGGAGGGGACCAACTGCGAGAACCTCCCCGAGACCCACGCGTTCCTCCGGAAGCTCCGCTCCCACGTGGATGCCCGCTACCCCGGCCGGATGCTGCTCGCCGAGGCAAACCAGTGGCCCGAGGACGCCGCCGCCTACTTCGGGGCCGGCGACGAGTGCCACATGGCCTTCCACTTCCCGGTCATGCCCAGGCTCTACATGGCCCTCCAGATGGAAGACCGGTTTCCCATCCTCGACATCCTCGAACAGACGCCGTCCATTCCCGACACCTGCCAGTGGGCCATGTTCCTCAGAAACCACGACGAGCTGACCCTGGAGATGGTCACCGACGAGGAGCGCGACTACATGTACCGGGCCTACGCCCGCGATCCCCGGGCCCGCATCAACCTGGGCATCCGGCGCCGGCTCGCGCCGCTCCTGCGCAACAGCCGGCGGCGCATGGAGCTCATGAACATCCTGCTCTTCTCGCTGCCGGGCACCCCCATCGTGTACTACGGGGACGAGATCGGCATGGGCGACAACCACTACCTGGGCGACCGGGACGGCGT from the Thermodesulfobacteriota bacterium genome contains:
- a CDS encoding alpha-1,4-glucan--maltose-1-phosphate maltosyltransferase gives rise to the protein MTQARRRRLPEEGRRRVVIEAVRPELDGGRFPVKRVVGEPLAVRADVFSDGHDRVGGVLRYRKTGRETWEEETLKPLGNDRWEARFTPEEVGRYEYGVVAWADRFATWQEDLRKKAAAGQEVAVDLRIGAALVAAAASRARGTPDGERLEHLSRELEGASDPEAAVSLALGQDLTRLGARWPDRSLATEYGRTLPLVVDPPLAGFSAWYEFFPRSCGAGPHGTLRDAERLLTEVARMGFDVVYLPPIHPIGESFRKGRNNRPRAEPGEPGSPWAIGSRRGGHQAVHPELGALADYERFVAAAGKLGMKVALDLAFQCSPDHPYVSEYPTWFRWRPDGTLQHAENPPKKYEDIVPLDFETPEWGSLWEELLGVVLFWVERGVKVFRVDNPHTKPFAFWEWLIREVKGEHPEVVFLSEAFTRPKVMQRLAKVGFSQSYTYFTWRNTKAELTEYLTELTRTEVREHFRPNFWPNTPDILPEYLQYGGRPAFAARLVLAATLSSNYGIYGPAFELCVAEAVPDKEEYLDSEKYEVKHWERDRPESLAPLVGRINRIRRENPALHSTWNLRFHEADNDNVLFYGKTSEDGSNALLIAVNLDPFRPQACSVRVPLDELGIAPGQPYLMHDLLGEDRFLWQGEWNRLELDPQVLPARIFRVRSRLRREQDFDYFL